Below is a genomic region from Candidatus Micrarchaeum acidiphilum ARMAN-2.
GTCCGCGTGCACCTAGTACTAGAGGGAACAGCAATAAATCATCTGCACGCAAAGCTGTATCCTGCCATAGGCATGAAGAATAAAAATGAGCACATCTACGCAGAGGAGTTCGTTTACTTCCCAAAATACCTGGGCTTCGTATGCACCCTACTAGGTCCAAGGGCCAACGAAGACGACTTGAAGGAGCTTCAGAAAAAGATTCTGGCTGCGAATCCGGACCAAAGCGATCTGCTTGGCAGATAACCAAAACGGGCCGGCAAGCAAATAGCAGATAGATATAAATCTTTGAATACGGATGTTTAACCGATGCAGATCATATCAAAAATCGCAATTGCCACCCTAATAATCATAATAATATTCGTAGTTGCGTACCTAATTTTTGTGCACTATTCGGCACCGAAGGTCAACGAAGCCTATGCCGAAGCGGTTGTAGTCAAGGACCTTAAGTCGATAAGCCCGACCGCGGTTATAAACATAGTAAACGTATCGCCATCTTCCACAACAAACAACAGTTGGAACATAACCGTGAGCATAGTCTACAATCCTACAAGCCCGTGCCCGTCGCTTTCAATAGCGAGCTACAACTATCCAAAATTCAATCTCGGATATGTATCAGAAAACAATTATACAAGGGGATGCAAGATATACGGCAGTGCAAACAGCTCGGCATACGCGATAAATTCACCGTATGTCGCAATAGTCAGGTCATACGATCAGAACAATGCAACGATAGATTCATACGTGCTGAGAAACGGGTTCAACAACACGGTTGTACACGCATATTTCTTCGGCACCTTGTATCAAAATGCTACTTTAAACACAACTGCCAGCATGTCCGATGTCTGGCTTATAAACTACAGCTCTACAATAACCAAGGACAGGCTCTACGTCGTTTCATTCCACAACGGCACAATAGCGAAAACCGTTTACGCAAACGAATCGTAAGCCAAAAATCCAGCGTTCCTTATATTTAAATAAACTTAAATATACTGCGGTAAAATAATTTGCTTTCAGTAAAAGTTCCTCAGAGCCTAGAAAACGGAACTACGATAAACACGAATTAAAACGTAAAGTTTTTAAAGGTTGTTTGATAAAATTTCTTGACCAAAGGCGATGGTATGAGCGACCTAATGAACAACCTTTTTAGTAGCGGTGCGAATGAAAAATCTCAGGGCGATGAGAATCTCGGATCTACACAGATAAAGATAATAACGGCAGGTTTCGGCGGCGCTGGAAACAACATAGTAAACAGGCTAGTTAAGGCCGGCGTGAAGGGCACAGAGTTTGTTGCGTTCAACACCGATTACCAGCACTTCAAGATAATAGACGACCGAATAAACAAAATACTTATAGGCAAGAGCCTGACGAGAGGCCTGGGTGCCGGAGGAGACCCGATTGTCGGCGCAAAAGCAGCAGAAGTCGACAGGCAGCTTATAGAAAAGGCGTTCGAAGGATCGCAGCTGGTATTCCTGTGCGCAGGAATGGGTGGCGGAACAGGAACGGGATCCATAAAGATAGCGGCCCAGGTAGCCAAAGAGCAGGGTGCCATCGTAGTGTCGATGGTTACTTATCCATTCGACCTGGAAAGGATAAGGAAGGTAAAGGCCGAGGAGGGCATACAGGAGCTTAGGAAATACAGCGACAGCGTCATAATACTAGACAACAACCGCTTGGTAAAGCTGGTTCCAAACCTGCCTATGAACGACGCCTTCGCACTTGCAGACGAAGTCCTTGCAAAGGCAATCGGCGGCCTGGTATGGACCATAACACAGCCAAGCCTGATAAACATAGACTTCGCTGACGTGAGGGCGATAATGGGCGGAGGAGATGTAGGCTTCATAGCGGTCGGAAACGGAAAGGGCACTGACAAGGTCGGAATAGCCGCAGAATCAGTGCTCAAGAACAAACTGCTTGACGTAGACTTTGAAGGTGCAAAGGGCGCACTCATACACATATCAGGAGGTGCATCTCTGTCCATAGGCGACGCCATAAAGGCAGGAGAGATAATAACCGATCGCATGGACCCGAAAGCCAACATAAAATGGGGTGCAAGGCTAATACCCGGGTACGAAGATCAGATAGAGATAGTGGCGATAGTCACTGGAGTAAAGGGGTCCAGCATAGTGGGACACCTGGCTGAGAAAAAGAGGGAAACGCCATACTCAGACATTGAGATGATAGGCTAGCCGGTGATGACATGACAATCAACACAAACGAAGACGACATGTTCACCCCGCGCATGGCTGTAGTAGGTGTAGGGGGCCAGGGCAGCAATCTGATCAACAGGCTCTACAACTACGGCATAAAAAGCGCTGCCACTGTTGCCATAAACACCGACATAAAGCATCTCAACATGATAAACGCCGATAAGAAACTGCTAATAGGGAAGGAGATAACCCACGGCCTGGGCGCCGGGGGATTCCCCGAGCTTGCGGCAAAATGTGCGGACACAAGCAAGGACATGATAATGGACGCGATACGCGGCTACGACATGATATTCCTTGCTGCAGGTATGGGCGGCGGCACCGGCGGCGGTGCAGGACCGGTAGTTGCCAGGATGGCCAAAGAGCAGGGTTCGCTTGTCGTTGCGTTCGTAACCTACCCATTTTCCCTTGAAGGAAGCAGGAAGCAGAAAGCCGACTGGTCATTGGAGCAGCTTAGAAAGAACGCAGACACAACCATAGTGGTAGAAAATGACCGCCTTCTCAGCTACGCACCAAATCTTCCAATAGAAAAGGCCTTCGAGCTAATTGACAACATAACCTCAAATGCTGTAAAAGGAATAACAGACACCGTAACTCTGCCAAGTCTTATAAATCTGGATTTCGCAGACGTGAGGACCGTGCTGCAAGGCGGAGGCACAGCCGTAATAAACATAGGCTTCGGTTCCGGAAACGACAAGGTCGAGCGCGTAATACGCTCAACGATAACGCATCCGCTGCTGAATGTGAATACGGAAAATGCGCATAGCGCGCTAATTCATGTATCTGGGGGCTCGTCCCTAACCATAGAAGAGGCAACTAAAATCGGCGAAGGCGTAACAGACGGCCTGGATCCGAAGGCCAACGTCATATTCGGGGCAAGGCTGTCTCCGGAGATGAAGGATCAGGTGCGCGTCATGTCGATAGTCACCGGAGTGACGCCAAGACTTGGTGAAGGGGTCGTGACAAGCCAAACGGCTGAATACAACCGCGACTTCATGGAAGGCATAGATAGGATATACTGATATCCTGCCTCTGCTGCCTACGCAGACCTAAATGCCGAATGCCAATGCTGTAAAACAAACTATATATAACTTTTCTATCTAACTTATATGTCAAATTTCTTATGGTTTTAAAATGGCAGATGGAGAAATATTAAAGGCATCTATGAAAGAGGTCAAGGTTGGCAGGTACATACTGATAGACGACGTGCCCTGCAAAGTGGTAGACATAGAGACCAGCTCGCCTGGAAAGCATGGCTCTGCAAAGATGCGTGTTACTGCAATAGGTATATTCGGTGGCGAAAAGAAAACACTGCTAAAGCCAAGCGACGGCGATGCGGAGATTCCCGTAATAAAGAAGAAAAAGGTGCAGGTGGTATCAGTTACCGGGTCAAACGCCCAGTTAATGGATCCGGAGACATACGAGGTATACGATCTTCCAATACCTGCAGAGCTTTCTGGAAAAGTAAAAGACGGCATGGAAGTAGAAATACTGGAGGCCATGGGAAGAAAGGCCATATCTAGGGTAACAACCGGTGAATAATAATGGACATAAAAATACTAAGCGACAAGGAGAACAAGGTCTTCCAGATGCGGGAAATATCCGCGCTGGTAAATTCTGAAAGCGCCACCCCGTCAAAAGAGGAGATAAAGAAGGAGGTATGTAAGAAACTAAACCTTCACCCGGACACTACCATAGTTGTGTCGGTTGAGCAGAAGTATGGTGTAATGCAAAGCACATGCGTGCTGCACTCCTACAAGGACGCCGAGATGCTTAAGAAATTCGAGCCAGAATATCTGGTCAAAAGGCAGCAGAAAGAATCCAAAGGTGCTAAGGGCGCAGCCGAGGAAAAAGGCAGCGAAGAAGGCGAAGCCAAAAAGGATGAGGCTGAAAGCAAAAGTTAATGAAGTGGATCTACATGGCAGAGAAAAAGGATGCTAAAAAGTCGTTTAAACCATACAAGCCAGGCAAAATGTGCCCCAAGTGCAATTCCAGGATGGCCGAGCACAGCGACAGGTTTTCATGCGGCAAGTGCGGCTACTCTGAATTTAAAACGCAGCACAAGGAAAATTCTGATGGAAAACATTAGAGCAAGAAAACAGAGCAAAACAAAAGCCGAAACACGCAAAGAAATAATTTATCTGCTGCTCATAGTCGATTTGTTTGTTACGTTGACCGTAACATATTTCGGGCTTTTCGGATACATAGGTAAAAACACCGCAACCTACATAGGAGACATCGGCCTTTCCTTTTTCTTCTCGTTGATTGTGTTTTCCTACCTTGCTGCCAAGGGCAATTCCACCAGCAAGACCATAGAAGGACTGGGTCTCGGCAAGCTTACAAGAGCCGGCGTGGTCTACGGTTTTATGATATTCCTTGTAATGGCAGCCATAGAGGCGCTGCTGACGTTTCTGCATGCTAACGCCTCTGGCATTCAAGCTGCCCCTGCATACTACCTTTTCTTCATAGCAATAATAGCCCCGATAAACGAGGAGATATTATTCAGGGGCTTTCTAGTTCCGAGGATAGGCATACTGGCAAGCGCCCTGATATTCGCCATACCTCACCTTATCATATACTATTCGGTCTACGAGCTGGCATTCGCGTTCGCATTTGGCTTACTGGCGGGCTACGTATTCAAGAAATCGGGCTCTCTTTACTCAACCATAATAGCGCACATGATGGTAAACGTTCTTGCTGTTCTGCTGCTTATTTAAATACGGTGTTTAGCATGATAAAAAACATAAAGGTTGCATTCGTTGAGCCAAGATACCAGATAAACCTGGGTTACGAGGCAAGGGTCCTGAAGAACTTTGAAATACGGAAAATGTACCTTGTGAACCCGAAGTGCAAGTTCAACGGCAAGAACGCGATAAAATACTCAAAGCACGCCCACGATCTTATCGAGAATGCGGCGATACTAAAAGATTTAAATGGCGTGACAAGGAATTCTTTCGTCGTCGGCACTACGGCATTGTGGCGCAAATCTAGAAAATATTTCGACAACGTAATGACGCTTCCCGAATTCGAAGAATATATACGCGGCAAAAGCATAGAGAACATGACCCTGCTCATAGGGCGTGATAATACCGGCCTTAACTCCGAAGAGCTCTTCCAGTGCAATTCCATCGTTTTCATACCCACAAGTCAAAGATATCCAACGTTGAACATATCCCATGCGCTTGCAATACTGCTGTACGCGCTCACAGCACAGAAGCCTTCATCGTGGCCGCAGGAAATTGGCGAGCTCTATGCCGACAGCTCGGATTTGCGCATGATAAAATCGCTTTTTGGAGCAAGCGTAGACTCAAACCCATACATACGAAAAAAGGAGACAGTCAAAAAGGCATTTGAAAATATGCTGGTACGCGCAAACCCTACGAAAAAGGAGATAAATGCGCTTACCGCAGCATTTTCAAAAAAATATAAGGCCTAGTTCAGCTCTGCGCCTGGTCTGGCCTTTTCCTGTTCTTTATTATCTTTACCTTTGCGGGTGTTATTATGAGCTTGTTGTTGTCTATCGCAGCTATGTCTCCGTTCATCTTTGTGACGAATTCCTTTATGGAGTCTATTATTTTCTTAGTCGTGTTTTCCCTGTTCTTCATCTCGGAAGTATTGAGCAGTATTATGTTTTTCTTATTGAGTTCGGCTTCTATAACTGCAATGTCTGATTCATCCTTAAGCGCAACCGGCTTTATATAGAAGTCCGCAGGCTCATTAAGTACATCTACGTTCTCCATCTCCTCGGAAGTCATGTACTCCTCAACATTCATGTCCTTGGATACGCCTAATCCCTTGCCTAATTTGTCGAATAGTCCCATTTGCTCACCATGTCGCCTAAAATACATTTTATTTATCCACGTTAGCTTTTTTAATACTTTCTATATTTGTCATTTGCGTATTGTCAGTCGAATTGTTAGCGCATTTATGGGTAAGCTCATACAAGATCCTGCGAGTTTGATTTTAACCACTTACCAAGCTTTTCATAGTGATCGTCTTTTCTAGAATCATCTAAGTGTCTTTGCCATTCTGCATCATCCATCTCGGCAAGGGTCTTTGTTTCACCGGCAGGTACAAATATCCTTGCTACCATCCATCCTCTTGTTGCATCTCCCCTGAGCGATTCCGATATAGAGCCTTTAAAATTTCCTGTAAAGGTCTTTATCAAATTTTTTTCTGGGTTGCAGTAAGCCAGCGCGCTCTTTACAAGCGCGTTTCTATTGGTCTCGCCAGACATGAGTTTAATCAATCCAGAATCGCCTATTGTATCTAGAACGGGCTTCATAAGCGCACCTGGAAAGCCTCTAAGTCTCTCAATATACATGCCGGAGTCCTCTACTACAAACGGCGTTTTGACAATCCCCAATAGCTGCTTTGCCTTCTCTGCCGCAACAGCCTCTACATCAAATACCTGCGGTTCTATCAGATCAGCTTTATGCTGCACTACCTCTATCTCATACCGATTAAGACGCTCGTTTGCCAATTGCACTTTTGACGCATTTGATGTGATAAAAAATATTTTCATGCATTCACCAATTAATCGATTGCTTCAAATCAAGTCTCTTACTATGCTGCCTAATTTCTTAAAGTCCGCCTCTATAATTGGAATTTTACTTTTTATGCGAAGTGCTGCCGAAGGATGCAGCGTTATGAAATACCTAACCCCGTCCTTTTCAACTACGGTCCCGTGCATCGACGAGACGCCAGTCCTGCCAAGCACCGCCAGCATTGCAACATTGCCAAGAAGTACAACAAGCCCAGGTTTCACTATGTCTATCTGCTTGAAAAGAAAAGGCTTGCAGACGTCTATTTCAAAACTCGAAGGCGCCCTGTTTCTGGGCGGAAAGAACTGTACAACGCTAGTTATATACGCCTTGTCCCTGTCAAGTCCTGCCCTTTTTATCATGTCAGTAAGTAGCATTCCGCTGCGCCCTACAAAAGGCCTTAGCGTTTTATCTTCTTCACTGCCTGGTGCCTGGCCCAAAAACATGATCCTTGCATCTAGGGGCCCCTCCCCAGGCACGAATCTGCTGCTCAAGCTCCAATTTTCAAAGCGGTCAAAAAGCCTGGAATATTCAAGATTGAGGATGTCCATCTGCCTCTTAGATTCTGCATACCTGTTTGCCGAAGCTATTATATCACCACGATCTTTAGTATTCAGTTTTTCAATGGCATCTTCAGCCGTAAGCCACTCGAATCCGGTATGCTCATAGGATATTTTTACTCCTTCCTCAGAGTCCGCCTTAGCTAAGAACATGCTTAGCTTTTTCGATATCTTTTCCCCATCCTTATAAAACCAGTACCTGATGTCTCGCCTGAAGTACCTGTCTATTTCAACTTTCAGGTGGGTCTCTTCATAGGTTTCGCGCACCGCAGCCTCCTGCGCCTTTTCGCCCTTTTCTATATGTCCCTTTGGAAAATCAAATTTGCCATCGTTTCTCTTCAGGATAAGGAAATGTCTGACTCCTTCGCATTCTGAATAAACCACCACCCCAGCAGAGAATTCAAATTTCATTTTTGACACCGAAGTTCTCTGCTACTCTGTCCGCTACGCATTCAAGCGAATTCGTACCGGTACCGCCATAACTAAAATATCCATGCATTATATTGTAAAAATCAGAGCTTACTGCGTTTTGCCAGCTAGCCTGCGCTTTTGAACACGTTGCACTTTCTGACTTTAGAGTAAAAAGCTCGTAGTTAAGGGTAACATACCTGCCGGAAACGTTCATCGGGGCAGAAAAATATGAAACGTAGAATGTCCTATTTAGCGATTCGACCTTGGCGTAAGTTACACTTATCCCGTTGTTTAGCAAATCTGACTTTTCCGCATAAACCTTTGAAAATGCTCCAACTGTCCTGCCCGGAAACGGAGCATTCTCGTAACTTACCAATGCAAAGATGCTGTCGTTTCCGTGGTAGGTGCTATTCGTAAGGCTGAAAGTGCCTACACCACCAGAAAAATTAAGCCCGGTAATGTTCATCCTTGAAGGTTCTAAAGATGCGATATAACTCAGATACACCGAATAATTCCCAACAGTATTGCTCGAATAACTGAAGTACGAGGGCGATACGCTAAGGTTTGAGCCTTCCTGCACGGATAGCAGCAAGGCCACCACAGCCAGCCCAATCACGATAGTACCTGCAAGCGCTGCAAACCGCCTTTCATCCACCGCGAGGTTTAACTTCATCAATCCCTTTGCTTTCACACGGGGTACGCTCAATCCGAACTTTTGAGAGAGCAGTATCATTACCACTATATCTATGTCAAATAATATCTCACCCACGAAAAGATGCAATGTGGCAACTGCAGAGTTTATTCCAACATAAGCCCAGACAAGACCTATGCCCACCATCCTTAATATGTTGAGCAGCAGCATGAGCAGGACCCCAGCAAGTATCCAATATGCCTTGTCCTTAAATCTGCCCTTATACAGATAAGCGACCGGAGCCAAAAACATTATCATCGCAGCAAAAATGCCAATGTCTGCGCACGTTGAAGCAATTGATATCGAAGAGCTTGTTGCGGTTGTTATGACCAGACCAGTTTTCGCTATGTGCATTCCGAGGCCCTTGAACAGGAAGAAGACCAAATAGGCATTGAAATCCGCAAATGCATTCGACAGGTTCAGGACCGGCATCAACACGATAGGAGAAGCAAAGATCAGGTATACGGGAAGAAAAACCATTTTCTTAAGCCCGTCCTTTCCAAAAAGCAGTATGATAAACGACAGCACCGCAATCGGAAGCAGTAGCAAATCTATCCTGAATGTCAGGAACACGAAAGATAGGTAAACCCTAAGGTACATTTCAAGCAGTACATAAACAATGAACAACGCAATGGCAACGGCTGCGTTCTTCCTGAAGTTTGCGCGGTCAAGCCTGATATCCTTCTTTGCAGAAAAAAGTATAGCTAGGAAGAACATCAGCAATACAACTACAATATAGGATGCCGAATCCGTGTCGGATATGACAAATCTTGTTATCGCAAGGGATTCAAATACTGCTATAAAAAATGCAAAAAGCAATATCAGGATTCCAACAAGTTTTGTTCTGTTGCCCCTAGCCATCAAATTCCCCGCATGTCCTCAGCCGAAATGGGCGTCATCATTTTTCAGTAGTTACTCTTCTCTTCATCGGACGCTGAATATTCAAAATTAAAGTATAAAAGGCATACAGATAAATATAAATAAAAACGGCGACGCCATGCAACCCAAAAAATACCAGTACCTAAACCACACCGCAGATGTATCCTTCATTGCATATGGAAGCAGCACAGAGGAGCTGTTTTCAAATTCCATAGATGCGATGGCCGGCCTCATGCTCAATCCGCCTAAGCCAAGAAAGAAAGGTCCCAAATGCATAGAATTCTCTTTCACCGAATCGGCGCAGAGTCTTGAGAACCTGCTATGGTTTGTGCTCCAGCGCCTGTTGTCAGAGTCAGATTCCCGCGGCATGCTTCCAAAACAGGCAAAACACGTAAAAATACGCAAGTACGGCAAGGACATAAGAGCCGAATGCACCGTGCTGCTTGTCGAAAAAACGGAGTCTGATGCCTTCTTCGATGTAAAAGGCGTTTCACCTTCAAGCATGAAGATAACAAGCCACGGAGATTCGTATAGTGTAGAGGTAATACTAGACGTTTAGGAAGCCAGGTGGGGGATTTTCGCATTCGTGTCGAACCCCCTTACGCCGCTCTGCAGGCGGCTGCATAGCCATTCTGCCAACCTGGCTTGCAAGTTAATTTCTATTGAACTAATTTATATTTTTATCTAACAAATACGCTATGTAATTCAAACGGTGTAACGATGAGCCAAAAATATAACGGCATACCTGACGAACTCGTGACAAAGGTACCAGCATTCGACATAGGCGAAAGGCTGGCAAATATAATTCCCGCCATTCAAAAATACGATGCTGTGCTGGTTAGCAAGGACAATAAGCCATATGGGATAATAGATGACAAGACACTTTTCTCAAAAAGGTTCAGACTCAAATTCGACAAGAATGAGACGATAAAGAAATACGCCAGAGTCGTGCCAAAGATAACTGACAGCACATCCATAGACGATGCGATGATATATTTCTATAAGACCCGGGTTAAGGGGCTTCCATATGTAAAAGACGGAAAGCTGAGGGGCATGCTTAAGCGGGAAACCATACTGAAGGTGATGCTTTCCACAGGTCTTGCCGTCGGAGACAAGGTAAGCTCTATAATGACGTCCCCTGCGCTGGCGGTCGATGCAAATGCAAACCTGGCGCAGGCAAAAGCGGCAATGGACAAAAACAAGGTAAGCAGGCTGCTTGTCCTAGAAAACAACAAGTTTATGGGTATAATCACCAAGAGCGACATAATAAATTTTACGACAAAAGGAAACGAAAAGCTTCCAGAACTGAAGACCAAAACGTACGCGCCTGCGAATGTGCCCATCTCAAGCATAGTCAACAAAAATCCGGTGGTGATAAGCAGCAATGCCGAGATACCTGATGCCATAAGGATGCTTGTCGAGAACGGGGTTTCGTCTCTCGTGGTTTTAAACAGGCAAGTTCCGGTAGGCATAGTCACAGCTACCGACATCCTAGAGCGCAGCATATCAAACAGGAGGGTCGACCAGAACAGCATAATAATAACGGGGCTGGACCAGTACACATACCAGTACGAAGACGAAATCAAAGAGGAAGTGAAGAACTTTGTGGCAAAGGTCAACAAGCTAAGAGGATTCGGAATAAACTATATAACGCTGCGCGTGAAACGGATAAAATCCGATACCTACGAGATAAAGGCCAGGGTGTCCTATGGAAGGTCCAAGATGATAAGCATACAGGCATCCGACTACCTGCTTGATAAGACCCTTTCAAAACTGTTAAAAAACCTGCGTGACGAAATCATACAGAAGAAAGAAAAGTCAACAAGCCAAACTGGCAATTACGCATATGTTGATTGAAGGCTAAAGCGGATGCATGAAATGGCTGCCAAAAAAAACGAAAAGAAAGGCCAATCAAGCCTTGAGCTTCTAGTTACACTGTCATTCGGGCTCATAATACTGCTGCCCATAGTGGTCCTTGCCTTTATCCAGATAGCAGCTTCCTCGTCAACGCTTGCAACGACAGAGGCGCAGGAATCCGCAAGCAAACTGGCAAACATAGCCCTGTCCGTGGGCAGCCAGGGATATCCTGCCCGGCAGCTTACCTTGATACAAATGCCTCCTGACGTGTACACCATATACGTCGGCAACATAAATAATACAATGGGCCACGAGATAATATTCATAGTGAGAACCAATGCGGGAAACAGCTACGTCACTGCGTACACTCCGATAAACATAAGCGGCAACATCGGCAGCATAACCAACCCGGGCACATATCTGGTAAACATCAGCGCCGAAAATTCGTGCCCTTCGGCTCCGGCATATCCGTGCGTATACATCTCGCCATCATGATGCACCTGCACAAAAGGTTTAAATAACAGGTCATGCCGAAAGTCCTATACGGTGAAACTTATGCGCGGCGGTCAATTCCAAACAGCAACATACAGATAGCTTTTCCGGCGCCCAAATTGGCGGCCGCACCATGGTCTGCTTTTAAAATTGTCAGAATCCGCAGCGCAGCAACCAAGCGCTTTTATAGATATTTACGTTTAAAACATTTTGAATTTATTGCGGTGTAAAGATGAAAATGCTTCAGCTTGATGCGGAATACATGGAATACGAACTGGTAAAGCCCGAATCTAAAATATACGAGAAATCCGATAAAAAATCCGAAAGGGTGGAGAACGCACTTGTTCTGCTTGTTTCCATAGAGGATTCGGATAACTCTGATATCGTTGGAAAGGCTGCGGCAGAAGCCGTAGAATTCGCCCAGAAGCAAAAGATAAAGGACATAGTCGCATATCCGTTTGCGCATCTGAGCGACAGGCTTGCAGATCCGAATAAGGCCCTGGAGCTTATTGTCAAGCTTCGAAAAGATCTGGAGCACGACGGTCTAAAAGTGCATTCGGCTCCGTTCGGATGGAACAAAAAATGGGACATAAAGATAAAGGGGCATCCCCTGGCAGAGCAGTCAAGGAGCTACGGTGCGGCTACGGCACAGCAGCAGAAGCGCCCCCGCAAGGTAGACCTGTCAATAGTCAAAAAAAGCGAGTGGACTGGCTTGCCCGAAAGAGATCACAGGAGCATAGGCGAATCACTTGACTTATACAGCTTCCAGGAGGTTTCCCCGTCAATGGTGTACTGGCACCCGAACGGCCGCATAATATACCAGCAACTAATAGAATTCATGCGTGGCATGGAGCGCCTTTACGACTACAAGGAAATAAGCACTCCTGCCCTGGCAAACATTGCACTATGGCACGTGAGCGGTCACATAGACTATTACAAGGACAACATGTTCATAATAGACGACGGCTCCAGCGAATTCGGCCTCAAGCCCATGAACTGCCCGTCAACCATACTCATATACAAATCAAGGCGCTGGAGCTACAAGGAGCTGCCGTTCAGGACCGCAATATTCGATAAGCTGTACAGGAGAGAAGTCAGCGGCGCCCTAAGCGGCCTATTCCGAGTCCAGGAGCTGACCCAGGACGACGGGCATATATTCGTCAGCGCCGAAGGCGTGGAGAAGGAAATCACGCTGCTGCTTGAGCTTGTAAAAAGGGTTTACGGTGTGTTCGGGCTAAAGTACTATGCAAAACTCTCTACCATGCCAGATGAGCATCTTGGAGACGAGGAACTCTGGGACAAGGCGACCGAATCCATAAAAAGGGCCCTAGAAACCAACGGCATGAAGTACGAGATAAAGGAAAAGGAGGGCGCATTCTACGGTCCAAAAATAGACTTCGATATAGAGGATTCGCAGGGCAGGCTCTGGCAATGTGCTACGATACAGCTGGACTACCAGCTTCCGAAGCGCTTCGGCATAGTGTACACTGGCGAGGACGGCAAAGAGCACACCCCGGTTATAATACACCGCGCCATTCTCGGCTCAATAGAGAGGTTCGTCGGGATACTGGTCGAGCACTATCAGGGAAAACTGCCGCTATGGCTGTCCCCTGTCCAGGCGCGT
It encodes:
- a CDS encoding cell division protein FtsZ; protein product: MSDLMNNLFSSGANEKSQGDENLGSTQIKIITAGFGGAGNNIVNRLVKAGVKGTEFVAFNTDYQHFKIIDDRINKILIGKSLTRGLGAGGDPIVGAKAAEVDRQLIEKAFEGSQLVFLCAGMGGGTGTGSIKIAAQVAKEQGAIVVSMVTYPFDLERIRKVKAEEGIQELRKYSDSVIILDNNRLVKLVPNLPMNDAFALADEVLAKAIGGLVWTITQPSLINIDFADVRAIMGGGDVGFIAVGNGKGTDKVGIAAESVLKNKLLDVDFEGAKGALIHISGGASLSIGDAIKAGEIITDRMDPKANIKWGARLIPGYEDQIEIVAIVTGVKGSSIVGHLAEKKRETPYSDIEMIG
- a CDS encoding cell division protein FtsZ, producing MTINTNEDDMFTPRMAVVGVGGQGSNLINRLYNYGIKSAATVAINTDIKHLNMINADKKLLIGKEITHGLGAGGFPELAAKCADTSKDMIMDAIRGYDMIFLAAGMGGGTGGGAGPVVARMAKEQGSLVVAFVTYPFSLEGSRKQKADWSLEQLRKNADTTIVVENDRLLSYAPNLPIEKAFELIDNITSNAVKGITDTVTLPSLINLDFADVRTVLQGGGTAVINIGFGSGNDKVERVIRSTITHPLLNVNTENAHSALIHVSGGSSLTIEEATKIGEGVTDGLDPKANVIFGARLSPEMKDQVRVMSIVTGVTPRLGEGVVTSQTAEYNRDFMEGIDRIY
- a CDS encoding translation initiation factor eIF-5A, with the protein product MADGEILKASMKEVKVGRYILIDDVPCKVVDIETSSPGKHGSAKMRVTAIGIFGGEKKTLLKPSDGDAEIPVIKKKKVQVVSVTGSNAQLMDPETYEVYDLPIPAELSGKVKDGMEVEILEAMGRKAISRVTTGE
- a CDS encoding SSU ribosomal protein S24E — protein: MDIKILSDKENKVFQMREISALVNSESATPSKEEIKKEVCKKLNLHPDTTIVVSVEQKYGVMQSTCVLHSYKDAEMLKKFEPEYLVKRQQKESKGAKGAAEEKGSEEGEAKKDEAESKS
- a CDS encoding Abortive infection protein, yielding MENIRARKQSKTKAETRKEIIYLLLIVDLFVTLTVTYFGLFGYIGKNTATYIGDIGLSFFFSLIVFSYLAAKGNSTSKTIEGLGLGKLTRAGVVYGFMIFLVMAAIEALLTFLHANASGIQAAPAYYLFFIAIIAPINEEILFRGFLVPRIGILASALIFAIPHLIIYYSVYELAFAFAFGLLAGYVFKKSGSLYSTIIAHMMVNVLAVLLLI
- a CDS encoding tRNA/rRNA methyltransferase (SpoU) yields the protein MIKNIKVAFVEPRYQINLGYEARVLKNFEIRKMYLVNPKCKFNGKNAIKYSKHAHDLIENAAILKDLNGVTRNSFVVGTTALWRKSRKYFDNVMTLPEFEEYIRGKSIENMTLLIGRDNTGLNSEELFQCNSIVFIPTSQRYPTLNISHALAILLYALTAQKPSSWPQEIGELYADSSDLRMIKSLFGASVDSNPYIRKKETVKKAFENMLVRANPTKKEINALTAAFSKKYKA
- a CDS encoding Ham1 family protein, yielding MKIFFITSNASKVQLANERLNRYEIEVVQHKADLIEPQVFDVEAVAAEKAKQLLGIVKTPFVVEDSGMYIERLRGFPGALMKPVLDTIGDSGLIKLMSGETNRNALVKSALAYCNPEKNLIKTFTGNFKGSISESLRGDATRGWMVARIFVPAGETKTLAEMDDAEWQRHLDDSRKDDHYEKLGKWLKSNSQDLV
- a CDS encoding phage SPO1 DNA polymerase-related protein; the protein is MKFEFSAGVVVYSECEGVRHFLILKRNDGKFDFPKGHIEKGEKAQEAAVRETYEETHLKVEIDRYFRRDIRYWFYKDGEKISKKLSMFLAKADSEEGVKISYEHTGFEWLTAEDAIEKLNTKDRGDIIASANRYAESKRQMDILNLEYSRLFDRFENWSLSSRFVPGEGPLDARIMFLGQAPGSEEDKTLRPFVGRSGMLLTDMIKRAGLDRDKAYITSVVQFFPPRNRAPSSFEIDVCKPFLFKQIDIVKPGLVVLLGNVAMLAVLGRTGVSSMHGTVVEKDGVRYFITLHPSAALRIKSKIPIIEADFKKLGSIVRDLI
- a CDS encoding putative signal transduction protein with CBS domains gives rise to the protein MSQKYNGIPDELVTKVPAFDIGERLANIIPAIQKYDAVLVSKDNKPYGIIDDKTLFSKRFRLKFDKNETIKKYARVVPKITDSTSIDDAMIYFYKTRVKGLPYVKDGKLRGMLKRETILKVMLSTGLAVGDKVSSIMTSPALAVDANANLAQAKAAMDKNKVSRLLVLENNKFMGIITKSDIINFTTKGNEKLPELKTKTYAPANVPISSIVNKNPVVISSNAEIPDAIRMLVENGVSSLVVLNRQVPVGIVTATDILERSISNRRVDQNSIIITGLDQYTYQYEDEIKEEVKNFVAKVNKLRGFGINYITLRVKRIKSDTYEIKARVSYGRSKMISIQASDYLLDKTLSKLLKNLRDEIIQKKEKSTSQTGNYAYVD